A region of Stegostoma tigrinum isolate sSteTig4 chromosome 5, sSteTig4.hap1, whole genome shotgun sequence DNA encodes the following proteins:
- the zgc:92591 gene encoding late histone H2B.L4 isoform X1: MNEPVKKKTPKAAAAEKKHSKRRLKRKESYSVYIYKVLKQVHPDTGISSKAMSIMNSFVNDVFERIATEASRLTQYNKRSTITSREVQTAVRLLLPGELAKHAVSEGTKAVTKYTSAK; the protein is encoded by the exons ATGAATGAGCCTGTGAAAAAGAAAACTCCTAAAGCAGCTGCAGCTGAGAAGAAACACAGTAAGCGTAGACTGAAGAGGAAGGAGAGTTACTCAGTTTATATCTATAAGGTCCTTAAACAG GTTCACCCTGATACTGGGATTTCCAGTAAAGCCATGAGCATCATGAACTCCTTTGTGAATGATGTGTTTGAACGGATTGCAACAGAAGCATCACGACTGACCCAATACAACAAGAGGAGCACCATCACCAGCCGGGAGGTGCAGACTGCAGTCCGACTGCTCCTGCCTGGGGAGCTGGCCAAGCATGCGGTGTCTGAGGGCACAAAAGCTGTCACCAAGTATACCAGTGCCAAGTAG
- the zgc:92591 gene encoding late histone H2B.L4 isoform X2 codes for MTGVGTGHFQAAHQGAVLSEGLRDLCVTPSDGDAAHVSVHPDTGISSKAMSIMNSFVNDVFERIATEASRLTQYNKRSTITSREVQTAVRLLLPGELAKHAVSEGTKAVTKYTSAK; via the exons ATGACTGGGGTCGGGACGGGGCATTTCCAAGCCGCACACCAAGGGGCAGTTTTGTCGGAGGGACTGAGAGATCTCTGTGTCACACCGTCTGATGGAGATGCTGCTCACGTCTCG GTTCACCCTGATACTGGGATTTCCAGTAAAGCCATGAGCATCATGAACTCCTTTGTGAATGATGTGTTTGAACGGATTGCAACAGAAGCATCACGACTGACCCAATACAACAAGAGGAGCACCATCACCAGCCGGGAGGTGCAGACTGCAGTCCGACTGCTCCTGCCTGGGGAGCTGGCCAAGCATGCGGTGTCTGAGGGCACAAAAGCTGTCACCAAGTATACCAGTGCCAAGTAG